From one Rhopalosiphum padi isolate XX-2018 chromosome 2, ASM2088224v1, whole genome shotgun sequence genomic stretch:
- the LOC132922056 gene encoding probable G-protein coupled receptor No18 codes for MINKTSAAAAIEVAAAAVDSCGTAGNNGTMTGPAAMVTVIAVIAVTTALIVVTVFGNILVIMSVVQYPPLRSVPNIFIVSLAVADLTVAIGVLPLNVVYNVTGVWLFGGVVCKLWLTCDVLCCTASILNLCAIALDRYRAITQPIAYAQKRTVSRVMWTVALVWIASAVISSPPLIGWNDWPDVFDESTPCTLTTHPGYVVYSSMGSFYIPLVVMSITYLRIYVATRRRLRRRAKQVAVSQDSRPQRSAVCAALPATAGSSCKRKDVDADGGGGHAKMTVDAATADSASSSDEVDAATNGTGASSDKQRAGRGASVAVRAAPSMGKHVNQLLEHKQRISLSKERKAAKTLGVIMGVFVVSWLPFFVIYLFFPFCKSCCPPSKVLVNVVTWLGYLNSTVNPIIYTRCNMDFRRSFKKILHMDGQHHHQHLQQQHHHR; via the coding sequence ATGATCAACAAAACGTCGGCGGCAGCGGCGATCGAGGTGGCCGCTGCGGCCGTAGACAGCTGCGGTACGGCCGGCAACAACGGAACTATGACCGGTCCGGCCGCCATGGTGACGGTGATCGCGGTGATCGCGGTGACCACGGCGCTGATCGTGGTCACCGTGTTCGGCAACATACTGGTCATCATGAGCGTGGTGCAGTACCCGCCGCTCCGGTCCGTGCCAAACATATTCATCGTGTCGCTGGCCGTGGCCGACCTGACCGTGGCCATCGGCGTGCTGCCGCTGAACGTCGTGTACAACGTGACGGGCGTTTGGCTGTTCGGCGGCGTCGTGTGCAAGCTGTGGCTGACGTGCGACGTGCTGTGCTGCACCGCGTCCATACTGAACCTGTGCGCCATCGCGCTGGACAGGTACAGGGCCATCACGCAGCCGATAGCGTACGCGCAGAAGCGAACCGTTTCCCGTGTCATGTGGACGGTAGCGCTGGTGTGGATCGCCAGCGCGGTCATCAGCTCGCCGCCGCTCATCGGCTGGAACGACTGGCCGGACGTGTTCGACGAGAGCACGCCGTGCACGCTCACCACGCACCCCGGTTACGTGGTGTACTCGTCCATGGGATCGTTTTACATACCGCTGGTGGTGATGAGCATCACGTATCTCAGAATATACGTGGCCACCAGGCGACGACTGAGGCGCCGGGCCAAGCAGGTAGCCGTGTCGCAGGACAGCCGGCCACAGCGGTCGGCGGTGTGCGCGGCGCTGCCGGCGACGGCCGGTTCGTCGTGCAAACGGAAGGACGTGGACGCCGACGGTGGCGGTGGCCACGCCAAGATGACGGTGGACGCGGCCACTGCTGACTCGGCCAGCAGCAGCGACGAGGTGGACGCGGCCACAAACGGTACTGGCGCCAGCAGCGACAAGCAGCGGGCGGGGCGGGGTGCGTCGGTGGCGGTGCGGGCGGCGCCGTCCATGGGCAAGCACGTCAACCAACTGTTGGAGCACAAGCAGCGCATATCGCTGTCCAAGGAACGGAAGGCGGCCAAGACGCTGGGCGTCATCATGGGAGTGTTTGTGGTCAGCTGGCTGCCGTTCTTCGTCATCTACCTGTTCTTTCCGTTCTGCAAATCGTGCTGTCCACCGTCCAAGGTGCTCGTCAACGTGGTAACGTGGCTCGGTTACCTGAACTCGACTGTCAACCCGATCATATACACCCGGTGCAACATGGACTTCCGGCGATCGTTCAAGAAGATACTGCACATGGACGGCCAACACCATCACCAACACTTGCAACAACAGCACCACCACCGCTGA